The sequence AACAGGACGGAGATTAATGCCTATGTTGTTGACATCAAGGATGATGACGGATATGTCGGTTATGAGTCGAATATACCGGCAGTGAGAGAAATAGGCGCATGGAAGAGTAAGTACAATGTGGACAAAGTATTGAAAACCTTCCATGATAACAATATTCATGTTATTGGAAGATTGGTGTGCTTTAAGGACCCTGTTTTATCTTCCAAAAAGCCGGAGTTGGCGGTTAAGAGCGTAAATGGAGGTTCCTGGCGTGACAATCATAATCTTACATGGCTGGACCCCTATAACAAGGATTCATGGCCTTATTTGATTGAGATAGCCAAGGAAGCGGTTGAAAAAGGTTTTGATGAAATACAGTTTGACTATATCAGATTTCCCAATGACGGAAGCAAAAAGAGCATGAGCTTTAATACCGGCGGCAAGGAAAAGCACGAAATAATAAATGAGTTTTTGGCTTATGCCAGAGAGCAGCTTCCGGGAGTTGTCCTGTCCGCGGATGTGTTTGGGATAATACTGGAGAGTCCGGCAGATACCGAAGATATCGGTCAATATCTTGAAAAGATAGTAAAAGATGTGGATTATATTTCGCCGATGGTCTATCCGTCCCACTATGCCGTTGGACAGATAGTTAACGGTGTTCAGTTCATGAAGCCGGATCTTGATCCTTATGGAGTGGTGTATCAAAGTCTTGTTAAGTGCAATAACAGACTGGCACAGGTGGAAGGCTACAAAGCCGATGTAAGGCCATATATCCAGGACTTTACTGCATCGTGGCTTGGCAAGGGTTATTACCAGAGTTACGGACCCGAGCAGCTAAGACAGCAAATTCAGGCCGTTTATGATGCAGGCTATGAGGAATGGATCTGCTGGGATGCGAACAATACGTACTCGGAAGAAGCATTCTTGAAAGAGTAAACCTTATGCTTTAGAATAGACTTTAGAATAAAATGATATTGTGTTATTATTGTGGATAGCAAATGGATTTTTTCATTTGCTATCTGTTTTTTTATCTTCTTTTTTAAATAATTCTGATTTTCCTTTTCTTGCTTTAATATCTCATTATTATGTTAAATAACTCCTTATAATGATGATTTTTTTCAGCTTGACTTGTAATAGATAAATGATACAATATACAGTATGACGCTATACGAAACTACACAAAATGTAGTGAATTAGTGAGGAGGCTAATATAATGAATTTAACCGAAAACGCAATTAAAGTCCTGAAAAAAAGATATCTTGCGAAGGATGAAAACGGAAATCTGCTGGAAGACCCGGAGGGAATGTTCAGAAGAGTTGCCAGGACTGTTGCATCTGCTGACAAAGAGTATGTCTCAGAGGAAGAGCTTAAAAGTATAGAGCAGGAATTCTATGATATGATGGTAAATCTTGATTTTTTACCGAATTCGCCCACTCTTATGAATGCAGGAAGACCCTTGGGACAGTTGAGTGCATGTTTTGTTTTGCCTATAGAAGATACAATGGAAGGAATATTTGAAACCATAAAGAATGCTGCGCTTATACATAAAAGCGGCGGTGGTACCGGTTTTAGTTTTTCACGCTTAAGACCCAAAGGAGCTTCGGTAAACTCCACCGGAGGGGTTGCCAGCGGGCCTGTGAGTTTCATGAAAGTATTTAACGCTGCCACGGAGGCCGTAAAACAGGGTGGAACCAGAAGGGGGGCCAATATGGGCATACTCCGTGTGGACCATCCCGATATTGTAGAATTTATAACATGCAAGAAGAACAACGCCGACATTACGAACTTTAATATTAGCGTTGGTATAACGGAAGAATTTATGAATGCCGTTGAAAACAATGAATATTACAATCTTGTTGAGCCTCATACAGGCAAAATAGTTGGCAAGCAAAATGCGAGAGAAATATTTGATTTAATTGTTGATATGGCGTGGAACAACGGTGAGCCGGGAATAATCTTTTTGGACAGGTTAAACAAGGACAATGTTACTCCCGAACTGGGGGAAATTGAAAGCACAAATCCTTGCGGCGAGCAACCCTTGCTGCCTTATGAAGCATGCAATCTGGGTTCAATCAATTTAAGCAATATGTTAAAATATGTTGACGGAAAACCGGAAGTTGATTTTGCCAAACTTAGAACTACGGTATGGAAGGCCGTACATTTCCTCGATAATGTAATAGATGTAAACAAATATCCTTTGCCTGAAATTGACAAAATGACAAGGGGAACAAGAAAAATAGGACTGGGAGTTATGGGATGGGCCGACATGCTTTGCAAACTGAATATTCCTTACAACTCTCAGAGTTCGATAGATCTTGCGGAAAAAATAATGCATTTTATACAGGATGAGTCAAGAAAAGCTTCCATGGAGCTGGCTGAAAAGAAGGGAGTATTCCCTTATTATGATAAAAGTATTTACAAGAACCTTGGAATCAGAGTAAGAAATGCCACTACTACAACCATAGCACCCACGGGCACGTTGAGTATTATTGCCGGTGTGTCCAGCGGAATTGAGCCTTTGTTTGCAATTTCATATATAAGAAATGTAATGGATAATGATGAACTTGTGGAGGTCAATCCGGTCTTCAAGCAGGTGGCTAAAGAAGAAGGATTTTATTCCGATGAGTTGATGAGAAGGATAGCAAAGAAAGGGTCAATAAGAGGATTTGACGAGATACCGGAGTGGATTCAGGATGTGTTTGTTACCGCCCATGACATTTCTCCGGACTGGCATGTAAGAATGCAGGCCGCTTTCCAGAAGTATACCGACAATGCAGTATCAAAAACCGTTAATTTAAGAAACGAGGCTACCCGCAAAGACGTTGCCGATGCTTTCTGGCTTGCTTACAAGACAAACTGCAAAGGTATAACGATATACAGGGACGGCAGCAGAGATTTGCAGGTACTTAATATTGGAAAAGTGAAAGGCAAGGAAGAAAGCGTTTCAAAAGCCAGGGAAGAAGGCCCTGCAAAGCCCAAAGAGCAGATCAAGCCTGTATCGGGCATAGCCCCAAGACCGAGATCGGAGATAGCGACAGGCTTCACCGAAAAGGTTAAGATAGGCTGCGGTAATTTGTACATAACAGTAAATTATGACGACTATGGTATTTGTGAGGTATTTACGAATACTGGACGGGCGGGAGGATGTCCTTCCCAGTCGGAAGCAACGGCAAGGCTTGTGTCTATCGCCCTTCGTTCCGGAGTTGATTATAAATACATTGTTGAGCAGCTGAAAGGTATAAGATGTCCGTCGACAATAAGGCAGAAAGGTTTGAAGGTTCTGTCTTGTCCCGACGCTATCGGAAGACTCATTGAAAAGGTTGCAAAATTGCAGAACGGGCAGAAGATCATGGCAACTGAGGCTCATATCACAGATGAACAAAGATTTCAACGGCCTACGGCAAATACCTATTATAAATTTGAAGATGCGTCGGAAGAGGAAGAAGTGGATTTTAGAATTGCAGAGCTGGAAAATGATACAGAAGAAAATGATACAGAAAATGCAGACACTGCGGTTTGTCCTGAGTGCGGCAGAAAAGTTGAGCACGAGGGCGGCTGTGTGGTGTGCAGAAACTGCGGATATTCAAAATGCGGATAATTGGCTGAGATTTTGACGCAACGGGGAGTGTTGCAAACTTAATTGGTTTTGCGGCACTCCTTTATTTGTACTGATAATACAAATTAATGGGTGTATAGCTTGATATTCATTTGTAGAATTTTGCTATTAAGATGTTACAGAGGAAAAACATAATAAACAGGATTTTCAGGTTGACTTCTTAGCCTTCAAAACATAACATTGTGTTATAGAAATATTATTTTTTATTATTATTTTGTTGGGGGTCAAAAGTTTTTATGGAGAGACGTTGCAAAAGACTTGTATGTATTTTGTTGTCATTTCTTGTGATTGCCGGTGTTTTTACGTTCAGTGGTGCAAAAACCGAGCCCTGGAGTGCCTATCAAAAGTTTATACCCAATGAGACACCGGTTGTAAAAAGGCATCTTAGGGGAGTGTGGATTAGTACTGTTGCAAACCTTGACTGGCCGTCCGTAGAGACACGAAAAATAGAAAATCCTTCGGAACGGATAAGAAAAACTAAAGAAGAGCTTGTGGAGATTTTCGACAAGGCTGTGGAGATGAATTTAAATGCCGTTTTCCTCCAGGTCAGTCCGGAGGGGGATGCATTCTACAAATCAGATATAGTGCCCTGGTCACGTTATCTTACAGGAACCTTTGGAGAGGACCCCGGCTTTGATCCCTTGGAGTTTGCAATTGAGGAAGCTCACAAGCGAAATCTGGAGCTCCATGCATGGTTTAATCCTTACAGGGTGTCGACAAACACGTCGGCTGCAACCATTTCATCTTTAAAAGTCGAAAAAAGTGTGTACAAGGAACATCCTGACTGGATTAGGACAGCCATGAACAGGTTTGTTGTCGATCCTGGAATACCTGAAGCGAGGCAATGGGTGATTGACCGTGTTATGGAGGTGGTGAAAAAATATGATGTGGACGGAGTGCATTTTGACGACTATTTTTATTATGAGCAATATGTGGGAGAGCTGAAGGATCAGGATACTTACAACAAGTACAATAAGGGACAGTTTTCCAATATAGGCGATTTCAGAAGAAACAACACGTATTTGCTGGTAAAGGAGCTTTCGCAGAAGATAAGGGCAACCAAGCCCTGGGTTAAATTTGGCATTAGTCCTTCCGGCGTATGGGGGAACAAAAGCGACGGCCACAGCTACGGTTCCAATACGAGTGCAAGTCTTACAAATTACGATAAAAGTTTTGCGGATACAAAGAAATGGGTTCAGGAGGAGCTTATCGATTACATTGCTCCCCAGGTTTATTTCACTTTTGCAAATTCCAGAGCACCTTACGGTGAGATTGCTTTGTGGTGGTCGGATGTTTGCAGGGGGAAAAATGTGCATCTTTATATAGGTCAGGCGTTTTATAAGATAAATGATGACAGCGATCAATATTTTAAAGGTGAGAATGCTGTGCCGGAGCTGACAAGGCAATTGAAATTCAATGCGGTAAAACCTGAGATAATGGGAACTGTTTTGTTCCGTTTTGCAAATTTTAAAGATTCCGGTAAACAGCAGGCGGTAAATGCCGTAAAGAATGACTTGTGGTCACAAAAAGCCTTGATTCCACCAATGCCGTGGAAGGGCGGCAATGCTCCTGATGCGCCTATACTGGGAAGATTGGAATCCCTGCCCGACGGAGTGGAAATATCGTGGATGGATAATGACCCGGACACCGCGTATTTTGCAATTTACCGCTTTAATGCCGGAGAAAAAATGGACATTACCTCTGACAGCAGTGCATACAAACTTATTGCCACTGTCAGAAAAAACAGTAACGGTGTGCAGAAATTTGTGGATTATGGGGTTTTGGATGCTGACAGCGTATATTATGTTGTTACTGCTTTGGACCGGCTGCACAATGAAAGTGAAGGACTTGCAATAAGCACCAATCAGTCCGAATATTTTCCGGATGTCGGGATGAAATATTCCTGGGCCGTTGATGCAATTGACATGCTTTATGAAAAAGGAGTTGTCAAGGGTGATGAAAGCGGGATGTTCAACCCGGGGGTGAACACGAAAAGAGCTGATTTTACTATTATGATTGTAAAGGCGCTGGCCCTGAAAGCTGATTTTGAAGACAATTTTGCCGATGTCAGGAAAGATGCATATTACTATGAGGCGGTAGGCGTTGCCAGGGCTCTGGGAATTGTAAAAGGAGACGGAAAGAATTTTAATCCCGATGCCAATATAACCCGGGAGGATATGATGGTTATCGTGGTCAATGCCCTTAAAGCGGCCGGGGCAAAGATTGACGAAGCCGATGAGCAATTCCTTGAAAATTACGGTGATGCGAACAGTATAAGCGGCTATGCAAGGAAATCGGTGGCTGTTCTTACGAAAGCGGGAGTTGTAAACGGCTACGACGGGAAAATACATCCTAAAAGTCTGGCCACAAGGGCTGAGATTGCAGTGGTAGTATCAAAGCTGTTAACCAATATTGAGTATTTATAACAAGGAAGACGATAAAACGGATGTCCCTACTTTTTATGAGTGGTGGACATCTTTTTTCTTTTAAAGCGGCAAGTATTCTTTTGACTTGTGGAAACGCCACATCCGCGGCAAAAATTTACATAAACAAGAAATATAAACATACCTCACTGATAATAATTGATATATTTGCGAAATCAATACAAGCAAAGCATGATAATTATTTTGCACAGTATGGTTATACTACTTTTAAGGAGGTGTAAAAATGAAATTTCATAAAATTGTCATTGTGACTGCCATAACGGCTGTTTTGTCTTCCGTTTCTGTTTTTGCAACTCCCAAGGCTACAGAGACCCCGAAAACTGATACAACGCAGCAGAAGAATCACTGTGAGCAAAAACGCGGAAGTGAAATAAATAAAGACAGAGCAAAGGAGAAAGGCTCCGATACTCAAATAGATCCCATAGAGAGGCTTAAAAAGAAGAAGGCAAAGGTTAAGGAGCTTTATGATGCAGGAAAGATTACAAAGGAAGAAGCGGATGATCTCAATGCAAAAATAGATGCGAAGATTAAGGAAATTGAAGAGTTTAACAAACTTACCGTGGAACAGAAGCGGGAAAAACTTAAAAAAGCATTCAAAGAAAAAATCGACAAAAAGGTGAAGGAAGGAAAAATATCCCGGGATAAGGCGGATGAGATCATCAGGAAGTTTAACAAGAAAATTGATGAATGGGATGGAACGGGTTATCCCCCATTTATCCATAAATCCTGTATAAAAAAGCATAGATGCAAGCAAAGATGAGTTTTTAAATTGTAAAGCTATATCAAGGGAATTCGACCTATTATAACCGGGTCGAATTCTTTATTTTGTAAAATTATTCAAATAAATATAATGTTTTTTTGTTACTTATTATTAAATTTTTATATACTAAATCCATTTTTATGATATAATATTGTTAGTTTTAAAAATTGCATAATAAATGCAAATATTCTAAGATATTGAGTTATTTATTTCTTTTGGGGGGCATGAAAAAAGAAAAGCTTTTTTCCGTACTTTTATTCATTTTTAATAAGTAAATATTTCCTACATGTCTATAATAATCCTCAATTTAATATTAATATTATAATATTGGCATTGGCTGCATCAGCTGTATTTTTCGATTGATGAATTAACTAATTGGCAGGGTTGATATTTTATATGATTCTATAGCGAAAGGAAGTGTTGCAAGTTGGCAGGACCTGTTTAAAACCTGTGATACAAATAGAGAAAAATAATAATATTGGGGGTAAATATGAGGAAAAATTTTAAAGTACTTATTTCCATTCTGCTGTGTTTTATGATGCTTTTTGGGGAGATAGTACCTGCCGGATTGCCGTCGGCCAAGGCTCTGGCGGAAACCGATAATGTTCTTGAAGTTCAGGATTCATCTTTTAATCAGGAAAATAATAATTTCTCACCCGAAAAGACTGTTTCAGAAGATGTCTACGAGGAAGAAGAATTGCTTCAAAACCCTGATGAAGAAATTCCGGGGTTAAAAGCTGCTTCTTCGACTATGAGCGTATCCAGTGTATTTAGCATATCCGGTAAAGTTGTCCTGCCGGAGGGAAAAGTAGCTCCATCCGGAGGTTTGACTGTAAGAGTGTATGCTAAAAGCAGCTCAAAAACTAACAATATAACTGTTATTATCCCCGAAGGAAAAAGCAGTGCTGATTACACTGTGATTGTTCCTGAGGCAACTACGTATACTTTGTATTATCAGACATCGAATTCCGATTATGTGGACACAGGTTATTACAGTGTAATTGGAACTGTCAGAAGCTTTTCTGCGGCGGATCAGATAAGACTGACAGCAGATGTGCCTTCAGAGACGGATATAGATCTTACTCTCATAGCAAAAAGGATTATTTCGGGAACTGTAACCCTTCCTGACGGCGAAATCGCCCCAGCCGGCGGAGTGTCAGTAACCGTAACGGCGGTAAGCGGATCTGACAAGGCAACGGCTAATGTAGTCATTCCGGAAGGATTGGATTCTGCAAATTATACATTAAAAGTTCCCCCAAGCACATCGGGAAAAGGATATCTTGTCAGCTGTCAAACTTCGAACAAAATTTATTTGCAGACTGCATATTACAGTATGCGCGGGTCTGTAAGATATGACACTCTTGCAACTTTGGTTGATGTTATTGACGAAGATAGGAAAGATATCAACTTAAACCTTATTGCAAAGAAAAAAATAACCGGTACTGTATCTTTGCCTGAAGGTACGGCACCTAAAGACGGTGTTACAGTTACCGTATGGGCAACCTATGGTTCGGATAAAGATTCTCAAACTGTAACAATACCTGAAGGAGCTTCATCGGTTGAATATGTATTGTATGTTCCCGATGGTTCAGGCTATACATTGTATTATGAAACAACGAATGTGGCATACCTTAGTAAAGGTTATTACAACGAAAACGGAACGGTTAAGGACAGTAAAGCGGCAACGCCTGTGGATACCGTTTCGAAAGATGCGGCAGATAAAAATATAACACTTATTGCAAAACGTATTGTTTCGGGAAAAGTGTCTTTGCCAAAAGGAGTTGCTCCTGAAGGCGGTATAAAAGTAGAAGTAATTGTGGCATTGAATAATACCAAAATTGAAAGTACAACAATTACAATACCTGAAGGCGAATCGGAAGCCACTTACTCCATGTATGTTCCGACAGGTTCGGGCTATAATGTTTCTTACAAGACATCCAACAGCTTGTATGTCGAACAGGGTTATTATAAAAAGGGTTCAACGGTCAGATATTTAAGTTCGGCAACTTTGATTACCGTTGAAAATGAGGACCTGAATGACATAGATCTTGAACTTATTGAAAAGAGAACCATAAGTGGAATTTTGTCCATGCCGTCCGGTACGGCACCCAAGGGAGGAATAAGCTTTGAAATTACGGCTTACAACAGCTCTACTGAAGCAAAGGTTACTGTTACAATTCCGGAAGGCGAAAGCTCGGTACCGTATTCAATAAATGTTCCGGCGGATGAAGGGTACATAATCAAATGCAAATTGCTGACGCTTCAGGCAATATATATGAATGAACAGTATTACAGCAGCGGCGGTACCGTATACAATGTCGCTTCTGCTTCGAAAATCAGCACTCTCAGCGGTAACCAGCCGAATATAAACATAATGCTTCTTGAAAAAAGAACCGTAAGCGGTACATTATCTTTTCCCGAAGGATATTATGCTCCTCCGGGCGGGATAATTTTCACCCATGAGACCGACGGAAGAATAACCTTCATTTATATTCCAGAAGGAGAAAGGTCCGCACCTTTTACAATTTACTACAATCCTGGAGTATACAAACTTTATTACGAATGTGATGAAGATGATATATTTGTTTCACCGGGATACTACAGCAAGGGCGGTACTGTTATGGACAAAAACAGTGCCGATGATATTGACGTCAGAGAAGGAAACCAGGTGGGTATAAATCTGGTTCTGCTCCTTAAGAAAACCATATCGGGTAAAGTGGTTCTTTCCAATGGAGTTGCGCCGGAAGGTGGCTATACTGTAAAAGTAAAGGCTTCCGGAAGCAAGGGAAGTGCGGAACAGACCGTTGTGATTCCAAAAGGAGAAAAGTCTGCGGATTATATTCTGTTTGTCAACCCCGGAGACAAATACAGGGTATGGTATGAGACTTCAAAAGAATATAATTTCGTAAGTCCTATGTATTACAATTCCGACGGAATGGTAAGAGACAGTAGTAGCGCATCTCTCTTGGATTTAACCAAGGAAAACAAGACAGATATAGATTTGACTCTTACCGAAATGCGTTCTGTCAGCGGTAATATTGTTCTTCCATCCGGTGTTGCACCGTCGGGAGGTATTTCGGCAGATATTGTTGTTTCCAACGGAAAAGACAGTGGAAAAGTAACAGTAAAAATTCCGGCGGGAGAAAGATTTGCAAGCTACACCGCATATGTTCCTGCAGGAAAGGACTATAAGGTTAAATATACGGTAGATGCAAAAAGCGATTATGCTACCGACGGTTACTATGGGGTAAGCGGAACCACGCTCAACGCAAGTTCTGCTGCATCTCTTGACCTTACTTCGGAAAACAAAACTGAAATAAATATGACTTTGATACCTAAAAGAACAATAAGCGGTACGGTATCTCTGCCTTCGGGAATGACTCTTGGCAGTGATACAAAAGTGACTGTTTATGCAGGGGACAGCTACAGCACAACTGTTACAATACCTAAAAACGGTTCTTCTGTGGAATATGCTATCAAGGTTCCGCCAAACAGTGCGGGATCAGGCTATAAGGTATATTACAAACTTAGCTCCACTACTATGCTTATTTCACCGGGATACTACAGCAGCAGCGGAATGACTGCTTCGGAGATTGGAGCGGAGCTTGTGGATGTAAGCAGCACAGACGCGACGGTAGACCTTGTCCTGATACCGAAGAGCAGTATTAACGGAAGCGTAATACTTCCGGAAGGTGTTGCTCCAAAAGGTGGCTTGAAAGTAACTGTTACAGCTTCAAATAATAAAAACAAAGGGTCTGTTACCGTTACAATACCGGAAGGAAAAAGCTCGGCAGAGTATTCTGTTTATGTTCCGTCAGGAACCGGATATCTTGTAGAATACTCAGTTACTGATGAAGAATACGTTAAAAAAGGTTATTACAGCACATCGGGAACTGTCAGGGATTCAAGTGCTGCAACTTTGATTAGCCTTGACGGAGAGAGCAAGCAAAATGTAAACCTTACACTGCTTAGAAACAATAAAATAACAGGTAATGTCACTCTTCCAAAGGGAGTTGCTCCGTCAGGAGGATTAAAAGTTACGGTTTGTGCCTCCAACTCAACGGGCAGCGTTAAAACTACGGTAACAATACCTCAAGGCTACAATACAATAAGCTATACTCTTTTTGTACCGCAAGGAAAGAATTATACCGTATGGTATGAAGCTTCGGACAGGAGATTTATGCCGACAGGTTATTACAGCGACGGAGGTACAACGGTTGATAAATCCAAAGCTAAGCTTATTGATGCAACTATCAATGTTTCATCGATTAATATTGATTTGATTCCGAAGATGGAAGTAAGCGGAAGTGTAAAACTTTTATCGGCACCTGCACCTGCAGGGGGAATCAGTGTAAAACTTACAATAGACAACAAGATTTCCAGTGATTCGGTGGATGTGGTGATTCCGGAAGGGTTTATGTCTGCTCCTTATGCCCTTTATGTTCCGGCAGGCGAAAACTACATCTTAAAATACACTACATCAAGTTCAGGTTTTGTAAGTCCTGGATTCTATTCCGAATCCGGTTCGAAAGAGACTGAAAAGGAAGCTTCCTATCTGAATATAACAGGTGACAGGACAGGTATCGATATACCGCTTATTACCAAAAGAACCATTCGCGGTACGATATTGCTTCCTGAAGGATATGCTCCGGCAGGCGGAGTCAGCGTAAAAGTAACTGCGCAAAGCTCGTCTGATAAAATAACGGCAAGCTTTGTCATTCCTGAGGGAGAAAACGCAGTGCCCTACACATTGTATGTTTCCTCCGGCAAGGAATATATTGTAAAATACGAAACTACTGATGAAAAGTATGTAAGTACAGGTTTCTACAGTATGTTAAAAACCACCCGTCTGGAATCGGAAGCGGATAAATTGGACACGACCGAAGCAGACCAGGTGGGTATCAACCTTAAACTTATAAGCAACAAATATATAAGCGGAACTGTCTCAATTCCGTCAGGAATAGCACCTTTCGGGGGCATAAAAGTAACGCTCAAAGCTACGAACGGCAAGGACACAAAAACTGTTAACGTTGTCATACCTGAAGTAAGCAGTTCGACAACCTACAAAATTTATGTTCCTGAAGGCAAAGATTATGAACTCAGTTATTCCATAAGCAACGGAGACGGAAAATATTTCCCTACCGGATACTATAATGGACTTACAGCAACCAGGGAAAAAGGAGAATGTGTGCTTCTTGACCTTTCCGGCGAAAGCAAGGAAGGAATAAATATTACATTGATACCCAACAGGCTGGTCACCGGAAGCCTTATATTGCCTTCGGGAGTGGCTCCTGCAGGAGGCTTGAAGATTACTGTCAGGGCTTCAAACAAAAGGGATTCGGTACCAACTACGGTAAACATGCCTCAGGGCAGCAGCTCCGTAGTGTATAGAATGTATTTGCCGGAAGGCAGTGATTATACTATCGGATATACCATAAGCCATGAAGATTATTTGAACGGTTACTACAATATTAATGAAACGGTTCTTACTCAATCTGAGGCAACAACCTTTAATGTTGAGAAGAGTGACATCTTGGGATTAAACATTGTTCTTATCGCAAAAAGGACAATAACCGGTATTGTAAGTCTGCCTGACGGCAAGACGGCCCCGGCAGGAGGAATTGATGTTACGATATCTGCCGGAAGCTACAGTACCAAGGTGACAATTCCTCAGAGCAAAAACTCTGTGTCTTACACATTGAAGGTGTCACCAAATGCAGTCGGTTCGGGATACGCAATAAAATACGCAATTACCTCTGCTACGGATTTTGTCCAGACCGGTTTCTATGGTGAGGATAAAACTGTGGCG comes from Acetivibrio thermocellus ATCC 27405 and encodes:
- a CDS encoding putative glycoside hydrolase; the encoded protein is MSAKNAQTILSNKCFSVILVVLVLVFSLAACKDTGVQVNNPAPTAQATDNVEANNGGNTDGEAPETSEPSEESPVPNNSGEDAKPVKKDIKVKALYLTGWTVGSDERLQHYVDLANRTEINAYVVDIKDDDGYVGYESNIPAVREIGAWKSKYNVDKVLKTFHDNNIHVIGRLVCFKDPVLSSKKPELAVKSVNGGSWRDNHNLTWLDPYNKDSWPYLIEIAKEAVEKGFDEIQFDYIRFPNDGSKKSMSFNTGGKEKHEIINEFLAYAREQLPGVVLSADVFGIILESPADTEDIGQYLEKIVKDVDYISPMVYPSHYAVGQIVNGVQFMKPDLDPYGVVYQSLVKCNNRLAQVEGYKADVRPYIQDFTASWLGKGYYQSYGPEQLRQQIQAVYDAGYEEWICWDANNTYSEEAFLKE
- a CDS encoding vitamin B12-dependent ribonucleotide reductase produces the protein MNLTENAIKVLKKRYLAKDENGNLLEDPEGMFRRVARTVASADKEYVSEEELKSIEQEFYDMMVNLDFLPNSPTLMNAGRPLGQLSACFVLPIEDTMEGIFETIKNAALIHKSGGGTGFSFSRLRPKGASVNSTGGVASGPVSFMKVFNAATEAVKQGGTRRGANMGILRVDHPDIVEFITCKKNNADITNFNISVGITEEFMNAVENNEYYNLVEPHTGKIVGKQNAREIFDLIVDMAWNNGEPGIIFLDRLNKDNVTPELGEIESTNPCGEQPLLPYEACNLGSINLSNMLKYVDGKPEVDFAKLRTTVWKAVHFLDNVIDVNKYPLPEIDKMTRGTRKIGLGVMGWADMLCKLNIPYNSQSSIDLAEKIMHFIQDESRKASMELAEKKGVFPYYDKSIYKNLGIRVRNATTTTIAPTGTLSIIAGVSSGIEPLFAISYIRNVMDNDELVEVNPVFKQVAKEEGFYSDELMRRIAKKGSIRGFDEIPEWIQDVFVTAHDISPDWHVRMQAAFQKYTDNAVSKTVNLRNEATRKDVADAFWLAYKTNCKGITIYRDGSRDLQVLNIGKVKGKEESVSKAREEGPAKPKEQIKPVSGIAPRPRSEIATGFTEKVKIGCGNLYITVNYDDYGICEVFTNTGRAGGCPSQSEATARLVSIALRSGVDYKYIVEQLKGIRCPSTIRQKGLKVLSCPDAIGRLIEKVAKLQNGQKIMATEAHITDEQRFQRPTANTYYKFEDASEEEEVDFRIAELENDTEENDTENADTAVCPECGRKVEHEGGCVVCRNCGYSKCG
- a CDS encoding family 10 glycosylhydrolase, which codes for MERRCKRLVCILLSFLVIAGVFTFSGAKTEPWSAYQKFIPNETPVVKRHLRGVWISTVANLDWPSVETRKIENPSERIRKTKEELVEIFDKAVEMNLNAVFLQVSPEGDAFYKSDIVPWSRYLTGTFGEDPGFDPLEFAIEEAHKRNLELHAWFNPYRVSTNTSAATISSLKVEKSVYKEHPDWIRTAMNRFVVDPGIPEARQWVIDRVMEVVKKYDVDGVHFDDYFYYEQYVGELKDQDTYNKYNKGQFSNIGDFRRNNTYLLVKELSQKIRATKPWVKFGISPSGVWGNKSDGHSYGSNTSASLTNYDKSFADTKKWVQEELIDYIAPQVYFTFANSRAPYGEIALWWSDVCRGKNVHLYIGQAFYKINDDSDQYFKGENAVPELTRQLKFNAVKPEIMGTVLFRFANFKDSGKQQAVNAVKNDLWSQKALIPPMPWKGGNAPDAPILGRLESLPDGVEISWMDNDPDTAYFAIYRFNAGEKMDITSDSSAYKLIATVRKNSNGVQKFVDYGVLDADSVYYVVTALDRLHNESEGLAISTNQSEYFPDVGMKYSWAVDAIDMLYEKGVVKGDESGMFNPGVNTKRADFTIMIVKALALKADFEDNFADVRKDAYYYEAVGVARALGIVKGDGKNFNPDANITREDMMVIVVNALKAAGAKIDEADEQFLENYGDANSISGYARKSVAVLTKAGVVNGYDGKIHPKSLATRAEIAVVVSKLLTNIEYL